From the genome of Medicago truncatula cultivar Jemalong A17 chromosome 2, MtrunA17r5.0-ANR, whole genome shotgun sequence:
TATGATTTCGCAACTAAGAACACATGTACTTAAGCTGCTTGAAAaagttgttaattttattttgataatttgataatatagtttaaaatttttatgGGTTAATCTTAAAgtgtaaatttaattataatcaaatTATAATCAGTACTAAAATTTAGTCTAAACGTTGAAATTTTCATGTAATAGGATCAGACCCGGCTCTGGGGGGTGCAAAGCAAACAGCTCAACAGAGCTGGGCCTCCCTCAGTCAtgggcctcaatttttttttaatacccactAGTACTACTgccctccaatttttttttaataccccccAGCCATTTTCTGTCCCCTTGTTTTAGCcttttaggcctattagaattaggtcctcttgcttttggtgttaggtgggggttccgccaccttatatttatcttttaaaaaatataaatagatcattgcttttttaaaaaaaatacgttttgattttatcactgatCTCTTTTCATTTCCAGAACTGAGCCTCCGAATTTTTAGGGACGGTCCTGAATAAgatatagtttaatttttttcttggaattcTTAAAAGGTTATTTTACCCAACCTAATTCAAAGATGATATTATTATCCTTTCACTTTTGGTTACATTGTATTTTGAAGAAACATAAAGTTGTCAAATCCACCCATAACAACAATAGAATGTAATGACACACAATACTCCCTCATTAGATCTTTCTCCCAAGCCAACAAATTCTGCCGCTATTTCCAAGCCTCACCACCTTCCCTCCAACTTAAAGGGAACATATCCGAAACAATCACGCGATTAAATCTGAATTTCAAAAGCCCTCCATCCGACTAAAGATCCCATCAAAATAAAGTGTTTGTGTTATCTTCCACCTTGTATGTTATTGGTAAACAAGCTTCCAACCCCCTTCACCTGCCCAACCTTCGATgctaatcaatttttttccacCAAACTGAGGTAAAAAGGAGAGTCTAtggaaaaataaacattaatttttttagtcataaaaaaaaaaacttattttataatatttcatgAACGAGGATAGCCTATGATGCTTATTGCCAAGTACAACCCTAAGCTCTGCCCTAATGAATTCTATTTGTGTGCTGGGCTTGATTTTTTTACTAGAGACTTTAATGAAAAAACGTGAAagcatagaaagaaaaaaaaaatgcggTGAGCGTGGATCGAACACGCGACCTTCAGATCTTCAGTCTGACGCTCTCCCAACTGAGCTATCCCCGCATGTTGATTTGTTTTACTATTTtcctattattattaataaattaccCCAAAAAAAATACACCATGCTGGtacttttttggtgaaaaataataagcaagtgATTTTTCCGATAaatacatgtaatttttttttaataatgtgtCGTGTTAAATAGATGAATTCAAATTGAATATTCTTCTTTTTACCGTCAAACACAGcaaaagttgttgtttttttattttatttatcttttctaCTGATTGTAAATTTCTTTATTACTATTGTTACAAATGTAACATTGCCATGGAGTGTCCAATTTTGTtaagtagtaatttttttttctcaagccTAATTTACTGGTGGATTAGTACTGAGGAAAACCattttttcaaatacatgaCAAGTACTATAAAATGTCTCATAAGACTTTTTCTTGCgcaaacaactttttattttttaccggACCGTTTCAAAGTATctgctattttttaaaaaaagtatattaagGATGAGTCGGATAACTCGAGAGTTAATTTTAGCCTATCATGACTTGAAATTATGGGTGAAAATAGGTCAGACAAGTAATACTTAGTTTATAAAAATGAAGTTTGAACTTCTATTATCATCTGTCAAAAACTTTAATTTAAGTTTGACTTAATATGACCTTTTTAAAATCTTTCCTGGATTATTAGCTTGtttaaaaatctatattttttgttaaaacttttaaaaataccatttaaattttttctaaaacGGCTAATAGGCcaacaaattaaatatcatgaattttgtgttaaactttttttttttgagagggaaTTTTGtgttaaacttttattttttattttttgtaaaaaattcgaGTGAGACTATTTTACTTTTACTAAATGAGATGAGATAGGCATAACCAAACTTGCAAGTAGAGGAGACCATAGTCCGAGTCGATTAGTAATTGCTCACCTAATCACAAATTACTCTATCAAGTAAATTACTTTGGATATAGTGCGTtagcattttcatttttcatgagTTGAGATAAGTAGACATGCGATATAATCTATTActttggattattattattacgaGGAACAACAAGATAGTGATAACTTTTAAAGAAATGTTAATCGGTGCTCCGGGATACTTGTTAAGGAATTATATAaggaaatattattttggaaattatGTATTCTactttttgaaagttaaaatGGTGTTCTTTTTAAtgcaaaacttgaattttctttctacttttagttccttaactagtgccccgagGGTACTGGTTAACAACACCTTAACTTTTAAGAtaactttcaattttctttttattaacatgaaacaagagaaagagaagaaagaaaagagagtaagaatataatataaatatgagagagaattgtccaaaaattatcacaaaatagttatataaatatcatttttcatacATTATTCGGTTAATCCGGCCTCCTTCTCCACGCCATCTGCTAATCTTCTTAGGGAATACTCCTTAATTTGAAACCGACTAGATAAGCGCGTGTGTGTAAAGTCTAACGCATTTGTTTGGTTTCAGTTGAAAGCAGTTTGTCATTTTCCACAGAAACTTCCATTCGAGTGATGCCACCAATCTCAAAGTGCTTAAATACACATAAACATATACTCACCAATGGTAACTCTCAAACGAGGTGTAAGCATGAGAGGAAACTCAGACATGCGAATATGTCTATGTGGCAATCCATGTCTTCATTTTATTGGTTGTTAAACTTGTGTTCACGTGCATGGTTAAAGTATTTGAACCTGAATATATGTAAGAGAATTTATTTGCCCTGCGTAATGTATATTGGCTTGGCTCTATAACAAAGAGAGTGGAATACGGAGCTATATTCATTGTTCCTTTCTTTAAACACATTTAAGTTTGCTTATGTCATTCTTTTTAATTTCACCTTATTTGACCATGTCTTTAAGTCCACATTTTCCTTATACCCCTGCAACTTTCCTTATATatacttttgttatttttacaTTCCAATGGTTAGGTTAATGTGCTGTTTTTACTATGTAACTTTCAAATTTCACATCACAACTATTTAGGGCATGTTTAATAATTTCATCGTGATTCTAACAAATTTACCGTGACATCAAATGTACACAAAATTCTatagttaattttatttcttttgattgCAAATTTTtagatttcttttttaaatttctctTGAGTCAAATTACTTATTAGGAACATTTATATGccctagttttttttaagaggaatgTTATTTATCGAGAGATAATTTTACGAAATGGTCATGAAATGCATTTAGCTAATGAAATTTTTGTTGGCCGAAAAACATGTGTGTAAATGAGTATAATTTATGAGATAATATTCGATAACTGACTTGTCTATTGGTCGGAAAACACGGGACAAATGGATGTGTAGTTTATGCGCCAGTATTTTCGTAACCGATTTATGATATTGTCGTGTCTATTTCTCTCGCGACAAGTAGCAATAACCATTATTTAATGTATAATCTATTAGCCAAAAGAACTCTAAATTTGAATACAAATCTATGTCTAATTAGTACGCGACAATCTCCGCCGACTTTTAATTATCCTATCTTATGAAACGTGCGAAAATGAATACTTTTAACTAGGGTTTTCACATGAAAGTAAAGTGTGATCTCTGGCTATTTAAACTTCtcaagtatttttattttctttcaaatggTGACGGATACACTTTACCctcttatttgaaaattgtctATGAGAGGATCCATTCCCTTATGAAACACGTTGATCAATAATCgatatttattatgaattttaagaaaaaaaatagcaatgTATATTtctattggttttttttttttttttggaatcaaCCATACATCCCTAATGTTATTACAGTTAATATGGACTATTTGGAATTGCATTTTTAGATCTTACATGAGCATTAATTCCTTGTACcctttttattcaaaataaaatccttCTTGTATCTTGagcaatatatttcattttgatttgttcaaaaaaaaaaaaaacctccttGTATCATTTCAATAATTTATCATTGGTTTAACCGTACTTTTAACCCTTCAAATATTGTGATTGTATGATTTTGTCCCTTTACTTATTTTAGGGAAATTTTGCTTCTTATGTTTTCCCTTTTGTGAGTAAAAgagtttaataaataataaagttaaaagaaaaaactacatCAAATTCCTTGATgttcaatttatatatataagattaTGGTAATTTTACTGTTGATGTTCTTGTCAactgtattttttaatgataaatatacGATGATTCGTTTCCTTAAGAGACAAAGAATGTCTAGAAAAGACCCAAAGAATGTCTAAAGAAAATGATATCTCAAAGACTTCTGCCCCATTCACCTTTTTAACCTTTCATTTTCACCAATCATGAAGGcatttttgaacatttttttccttcagagTTTCAGTGTCAGAAATTTTCCATTTATCCATCGAAACTCTTTAGGACTAAATTGACCATTTGGGCACAAAAAAGCTGCACTAAACGACAAGCATTTTCTGCTGTATAACGTTACTTAGTATTTATtctcttttgtttcttcatAAGACCACCTTCACCACTCCTTCCCTTCCCTTCTCAATAAAAACagagaaaataaaatgcaataagCATATAAATTCAATGAAGGGTAGTGAAACTGAAATCTCTCTCAAACCATCCCAAAAAACtatgtcttcatcttcttcttcttcttctcctagTAGCGGAGTTGTGGACACTAACCCTTCACAACCTTCTGATGTGCCAATTTTTCGCCGCCGTTTAGATTCTGATCAGACTCCAGAGATGAGTCTAAAAGCACCTGTGGTGAGACCTTATGTTCGATCAAAGTTGCCTCGGCTTCGTTGGACACCAGATCTTCACCGTTGCTTTGTGCATGCAGTTCAAAGGCTTGGAGGAGAAGATAGTAAGCTACACTAGTTctttttatcaatattatacACTTAGatcctattttttaatttaaatttctcTCTATATATAATAATCACAAATGATTGATcatgtcttaaaaaaaatcttgactTTCAATTGCCACTAACATAACatctactattaaaaaaatcattcctttgttgttaatttgactagaaaacattatttttggttttaataaTTTACATGTATGTTTTATATTACAGGGGCTACACCAAAGATGGTTTTAACCCTAATGAATGTTAAGGGGCTTACTATATCTCATGTCAAAAGCCACCTTCAGGTACTCTTTCTCttcatatataaataattaaccactaaaaatgattgattaataaaaataccATCTTTTTCACCTCTTGCTAACTAATTACCttctttatgtttgtttttttaaataaataaaaataataattttgtaaatcctaaaattttgaaatatcaaTGTTTTTGTTGGCAGATGTACAGGAGCATGAAACAAGAGCAGATGATTGAAGGTATTACTAATATTAATTGTGCTATAGTACTGTTAATTAAATGCATGTTATCATGTCACGGAAACACATGTATGCATCTTTGTAAATGGAAGAAATAGGTTGATGAAGATTACATTAGACATATTGTTTGGTACAATAGAGGAAATTAGATCTGTGAAAATAAAGGAACAAAACAAGAAATAGGTGTACGTAAGCATAACTGGTTGATTCTTTATTCCGTGACCAAGATAGAGAAAAGTAACGTCAAATATTCTTCCAGATTTTGTTCCTAGAAAAATACATCATTTTTTGTTGGACTGCTACTCTACTTTCGTCATATCAGAGTTGTCTCACACTCAAATTTTTTCCCAAAGAAATTATAAACCTCAATAAACGTGGTAGAAGTAGATTTTTAGGCACATgttaaacattaaattttttaccATTAATGATaagtattaattgaaaaaaattaatattgaattttctgaacaataaattaacacaattttcgATACAACATTTCTATTAGTGGAaaggttaacatttcccattttttttattatagggAAAGGTTAACGagtgtaaaaaaatttagatggtaagtttttataaaaatttgtgtaTTCGATGCATTGAGAATTGAAATGTTTGACTTtattaaagaataattacttaaaaaacTTTGCGCATTTTTTGTTGTACAAAAACTTTGTGCATTTTAACCTTGATGAAGTATGTTATTTTTATGTAGATATTCAGTTTCATACTTTAgatatgttaaaatattatttactaaaatgTTTACAAAATATCTAAATAGTGAAATTTGATTGGATGTTTgtataaaactattttacactaTTAGtatttacaaattaaaatttacatatataaattatgagggaacttctacggtacacctcacaaattgaggtgtaccggtactccttgcttcataaattgataaatttatgattattttaggAAGTAAAAAGCTATTTGTCAAGGTTATCCTTTAGAATACATCattgaagaaaaacataatttcattgtttatatgaatcatattaaatttttaacattactcataaaaaataatcaataatcttCATTATgggtaataaaaattcaaaaaaattaaattttatttcgtcgcttttggtaaataagatttaatttttataattgtaaatgatagatttcttcaaaaaaacaactcatttgattaataatttaacAATTTGGTGTATCGG
Proteins encoded in this window:
- the LOC25486179 gene encoding protein PHOSPHATE STARVATION RESPONSE 3 → MKGSETEISLKPSQKTMSSSSSSSSPSSGVVDTNPSQPSDVPIFRRRLDSDQTPEMSLKAPVVRPYVRSKLPRLRWTPDLHRCFVHAVQRLGGEDRATPKMVLTLMNVKGLTISHVKSHLQMYRSMKQEQMIEAAKRKDMAAGLSVSAISSALVPSYQLSHGQRMGAYWLESFNGTQGNQSIVICNGDEQKMHTYILFDGILKGQTVQGTKSDQQRFGDIIRRGERVNEDTVLSPSTNSGGPNTNDVSLELKLN